A window of Nocardiopsis sp. Huas11 genomic DNA:
GCTCGTGCTGATGGTGTTCTTCCGCCGCTTCCTGGACCGGCGGACCCGCTGCACCGGGTTCCTGGCCGACAACGCCTTCGCCGTGTACGTCCTGCACCCGCTGGTCCTGGTCGGTCTGGGCCTGGCGTTGAGCGGCTGGGACGCGGTCGCCGCCGTGAAGTTCCTGGGCGCCGCCGCCCTGGCGGTCCCCGCCTGCTGGGCGCTGGCCGCGGCGGTCCGCGCCGTTCCCGGGGCCGAGCGCGTTCTGTGAGGACCGCGTCGCGGGCCCGCCCCAGGCACGAAGCCGGGGCGGGCCCGCTCGCGCGTGCGGTCGGGCCGCTATCCCGCGGCGACGGGCGCGGGCTCGCCGGTGGCGAACTGGGTCCGGTACAGCTCGGCGTAGCGGCCGTCCCGGGCGAGCAGTTCGGTGTGCGTGCCGCGCTCGACGATCCGCCCGGCCTCGACGACGAGGATGGCGTCGGCGGCGCGGACCGTGGACAGCCGGTGGGCGATGACCAGCGCGGTACGCCCGTGCAGGGCCTCGGTGAGGGCGGCCTGGACGGCGGCCTCGGACGTGGAGTCGAGTGCGGAGGTCGCCTCGTCGAGGATGACCACCTCGGGGCCGGTGATGAGCAGGCGGGCGATGGTCAGCCGCTGGCGCTCGCCGCCGGAGAAGCGGTAGCCGCGCTCTCCCACGACGGTGTCCAGGCCGTCGGGCAGGGCGGCGACGAGGTCGTCCAGGCGGGCGCGGCGCAGGGCGTCCCAGATCTCGTCGTCGGTGGCGTCGGGGCGGCCCAGGCTCAGGTTGGCGCGGATGCTCTCGTGGAAGAGGTGGCCGTCCTGGGTGACCATGCCCAGGGTGGCGCGGATGGAGTCGAAGCTCAGGTCGCGCACGTCCACACCGCCCAGGCGCACGGTACCGGCGTCGGTGTCGTACAGGCGGGGGGCCAGTTGGGCGATCGTGGACTTGCCCGCGCCGGAGGATCCGACCAGCGCGACGGTCTGCCCGGGTTCGACGTGGAAGGACACGTCGCGCAGGACGGGCCCGTGCTCGGTGGTGTCCAGGGTGGCGACCTCCTCCAGCGAGGCGAGGGAGACCTTGTCCGCGGTGGGGTAGGAGAACTCGACGTGCTCGAACTCCAGGGAGGCGGGGCCCTCGGGCACCGGGCGCGCGTCGGGCTTCTCCTCCACGAGCGGCCGCAGGTCCAGGACCTCGAAGACCCGGCTGAAGCTGACCAGGGCGCTCATCACCTCGACGCGGGCGCCGGCCAGGGCGGTCAGAGGCGCGTAGAGGCGGGTGAGGAGCATGCCCATGGACACGACGGTGCCCGCGTCCAGCTGCCCGCGCAGGGCGTAGAAGCCGCCCAGCCCGTAGACGAGGGCGAGGGCGAGCGCGGAGACCAGGGTCAGCGCGGTGAAGAAGACCTCCTGGACCATCGCGGTGCGCACGCCGATGTCGCGGACGCGGTCGGCGCGGCGGGCGAACTCGGCGGACTCCTCCTGGGGGCGGCCGAAGAGCTTGACCAGGGTGGCGCCGGGGGCGGAGAAGCGCTCGGTCATCTGTGTGCCCATGGCGGCGTTGTGGTGGGTGCGTTCGCGTTCGATCTTGGCCAGCCGGGCGCCCATGCGGCGGGCGGGCAGGATGAACACGGGCAGGAGCAGCAGCGCCAGCAGGGTGATCTGCCAGGACAGCGTGATCATGACGGCCATGGCCAGGAGGAGGGTGACCAGGTTGCTGATCACGCCGGAGAGCACGTCGCTGAACGCACGCTGGGCGCCGATGACGTCGTTGTTGAGGCGGCTGACCAGGGCACCGGTACGGGTGCGGGTGAAGAAGGCGACCGGCATGCGCTGGACGTGGTCGTAGACGGTGGTGCGCAGGTCCAGGATGAGCCCCTCGCCGACGCGGGCCGAGAGCCACCGGATGATGAGGCCCAGTCCGGCCTCGGCGACGGCCACGGACGCGATGAGCCCGGCCAGGAGGAGGACGGGCCGCAGCGCGCCGCCGTCGATGATGGTGTTGACGACCCGGCCGGCCAGCAGCGGGGAGGCCACGGCCAGGACGGCGCTCGCCACGCTCAGCGCCAGGAACCAGACGAGGTGGCGCGAGTGGGGGCGGGCGAAGGCGGCGATCCGCCGAAGGACGGGGAGGGAGAAGGGGCGCTGGTCCTCCCGGGCGTGCATCGCGTGGTAGATGGAGTTCCACGCGGCCATTTCCATGCTCATGTTCGACCACCGGACGGGTTGGGGCTGTTACCGAGAACCCTAGAACCTCAACATTTATTTAGGTCAACCGTGCGACGACGGACCGCTCACCGATCCGGCGCCGGTGAGGCCTCGGCCCTGGTCCGGCGCGGTGCGCCGCGGAGCACGCTCACCGCGTTGGCCCCCACGATCGCCGCCACCGCCAGCCACTCGACCACGGCCAGCACCTGCCCCAGGACCACCAGCCCCACCAGCGAGGCCAGGACGGGGTGCACGCTCATGAACAGGCCGAAGAACCGTGCGGGAACGCGGCGCAGCGCCAGCAGGTCGACCAGGAAGGGCACCGCCGAGGACAGCACGCCGGCCGCGGCGGCACAGGCCAGCGCACCCGCCGTCGGGGGATGGTGGACGAACACCACGGCGCCGACCGGCACGAACAGCAGACCGGAGACGAGCGCGGCCGCCGCCGAGCCCTGCGCTCCCGGCAGCCGCCGCCCCACCGTCCGGTTCAACAGGATGTATGCCGCCCAGCACACCGCGGCCGCCAGGCCCAGGGCGATACCGATGTGGTCGGTGGTGGGCTGGGGGCGCATCAGTACGGCCACCGCCCCGGCGGCCGCCAGCGCGCACAGCAGGTCGGTCGACCGGCGGGACGCGGCCAGCGCGACGGCCAGCGGGCCCAGGAACTCCAGGGTCACCGCCAACCCCAGTCCGATGCGGTCGATCGACAGGTACAGCGTGAGGTTCATCGTCGCGAACACGGCCGCCAGGGCCAGGACCGGCCACCACTGGGCGCGGGTGAACGACGCCAGGCGCGGCCGGCCCACCGACAGCAGCACCACCGCCGCGACCCACTGGCGCACCGCGACCACCCCGGTCGGGCCGATCACACCGAAGGCGAGCGCGCCCGTGGCCGCGCCGACCTGGTTCGACAGTCCACCGGTCAGCATCAGGGCCACGCCGGCCAGGCGGACCGAAGGTTGCGAAGTCTGCATGCCGCGAGCATGCGCCCCACCTTCGGATACGCAAAATGCATGGTTGCGCCCATCCATACGCTGGAGTCATGGATGTCGAACTACGCCACCTGCGTTGCCTGGTCGCCGTCGTGGACACCGGCACCTTCACCGACGCCGCGCTCGACCTCGGTGTCTCCCAGGCGGCGGTCTCGCGCAACGTGGCCGCCCTGGAGCGGATCCTGGGCGTGCGCCTGCTGCACCGAACCAGCCGGGAGGTCGTTCCGACCACGGCGGGCGTGCAGGTCCTGGCCCGTGCCCGGCACCTGTTGGCGGGAGCCGACGACCTCGTGCGCGAAGCGGTCTCCGGGCACACCCGGCTGCGCATGGGCCACGCCTGGTCGGCGATGGGGCGCCACACCGCCCGGTTCCAGCGACGGTGGGCCGAGCGCTACCCCGACACCGACCTGCACCTGGTCCGCACCAACACGCCGGCGGCGGGGCTGACCGAGGGATTGTGCGACATCGCGGTCGTGCGGGCCCCGGTGGAGGACCGCCGGTTGGAGGGGGCCACGGTCGGCCATGAAAGGCGTTACTGCGCCCTGGCCGCCGACGACCCCTGGGCCCGGCGGCGTTCGCTGACCCTGGCGCTCGTGGCCGAGCGGGTCCTGCTGGTCGACCCCCGCACCGGGACGACCACCCTGGACCTGTGGCCCGAGGACGGCCGGCCGGCGGTGGAGCGCACCGGCGACATCGACGACTGGCTCTCGGCGATCACGGCGGGCCGCGGTGTGGGGATGACCCCGAAGGGCACGGTGACGCAGTACCGGCGCGACGGGATCGTCTTCCGTCCGGTGCGGGACGCTCCGCCCGTGCCGGTGCGGCTGCTGTGGCGGCGCCACGACCGTTCCTATTCAGTGTTCAGGAGTGGGTCCAGGACCCATCTGCTGTCACTGCGCGCGTCCCGAACGGTGCTGGACGCGCTGGTTCCCCGCGTTCTCTCCTCCCCTGCCCGGACACGCGCATCGTGTGCGCGCTCCGTGGCAGGGCGGCGGGGTCCCTCACACCCCAAAGACCCCGGTTCGGTCTGGACGGTCCGAGGCCCGCCACCATCACTCCGGTGGTGGCGGGGCGGAACCGTCCGACGCCGAATCGGGTGCCCCAGGGCGCGCCTGCCAATGGCCACCGCGGCGGCGTCATGGCGAGTCATGTTTCGGTTGTTGCTGTTCAGGGGCTTGGCCCAGTGCTGGGCGCCCCACTTCGAGGTGTAGGCCGGATCGACGGCCACGACCGCGAGCCCGAATTCGGCGGCCATCGACACGATCCGGGCGCGGAGCTTGGAGGTGGGCATGGCGGAGATCAACTGCCGGAAGCGCTTCCTGCGGCCGTGCTTCTCCCGGGTCTTGCCGGTGGCGAAGTCCAGGTCCTCGATCGCGATCGCCTGTACGCCGGTGCGCTTGGTCCAGTGCAGCAGCCTGGTCAGGGCGTGCCGGACCTGGGCGTCGCGGTGCGCAGCACGACCGGTCAAGT
This region includes:
- a CDS encoding DMT family transporter; this translates as MQTSQPSVRLAGVALMLTGGLSNQVGAATGALAFGVIGPTGVVAVRQWVAAVVLLSVGRPRLASFTRAQWWPVLALAAVFATMNLTLYLSIDRIGLGLAVTLEFLGPLAVALAASRRSTDLLCALAAAGAVAVLMRPQPTTDHIGIALGLAAAVCWAAYILLNRTVGRRLPGAQGSAAAALVSGLLFVPVGAVVFVHHPPTAGALACAAAAGVLSSAVPFLVDLLALRRVPARFFGLFMSVHPVLASLVGLVVLGQVLAVVEWLAVAAIVGANAVSVLRGAPRRTRAEASPAPDR
- a CDS encoding ABC transporter ATP-binding protein; protein product: MSMEMAAWNSIYHAMHAREDQRPFSLPVLRRIAAFARPHSRHLVWFLALSVASAVLAVASPLLAGRVVNTIIDGGALRPVLLLAGLIASVAVAEAGLGLIIRWLSARVGEGLILDLRTTVYDHVQRMPVAFFTRTRTGALVSRLNNDVIGAQRAFSDVLSGVISNLVTLLLAMAVMITLSWQITLLALLLLPVFILPARRMGARLAKIERERTHHNAAMGTQMTERFSAPGATLVKLFGRPQEESAEFARRADRVRDIGVRTAMVQEVFFTALTLVSALALALVYGLGGFYALRGQLDAGTVVSMGMLLTRLYAPLTALAGARVEVMSALVSFSRVFEVLDLRPLVEEKPDARPVPEGPASLEFEHVEFSYPTADKVSLASLEEVATLDTTEHGPVLRDVSFHVEPGQTVALVGSSGAGKSTIAQLAPRLYDTDAGTVRLGGVDVRDLSFDSIRATLGMVTQDGHLFHESIRANLSLGRPDATDDEIWDALRRARLDDLVAALPDGLDTVVGERGYRFSGGERQRLTIARLLITGPEVVILDEATSALDSTSEAAVQAALTEALHGRTALVIAHRLSTVRAADAILVVEAGRIVERGTHTELLARDGRYAELYRTQFATGEPAPVAAG